The DNA window ATTTTTATGGATGCGTGGCAAATATCAGCCGTAAATGAGCATCAAAAAGGAGATGGAGGTAGGTTCTTTTCAAAGGTACTGGATGTGTACAGCTCCTTAGTATTTTGTGGTGCTTCAGTTATCATTGCATTAACTAAAATGATTACAAAGATACTTACATCACCAGAATTTTTTTCATCATGGATATACATACCTGTTCTTGTGATGGGAACTATATTTGCCTGTCTAGCTTCTTTTTTAGGGAGTGCATATATGGCTCAGAAAAAAAGTGAACAAATACTGATTACTACGATGATAAGTGCAGTTTTAAATATAATTCTTAACTTTATTTTAATACCTGCTTATGGAATTCAAGGTGCTGCCATAGCAACGCTTTTAAGCTATATTTGCATGCTAGTCATAAGAGCTGTTAATATTAGAAGATTTATGAATATATCTTGGAATATTCCAAAGCTAATAATTAATATGAGCGTGATAATGACACAAAGTGTGATAATACTGCTGCAAATAGAAAACTGGTTTATTTATGAAGTAGGGCTTATTCTTATAATAGCATTAGTAAATGTGAAGGCCTTATTGATGGGAGCTAGAAGAATTATAGAATAAGCAGAATATTTAAGGACACACTTTTAATGGATGTAGTCATAGATAAGTTAATTTGAGTTAAAATAGTCAGATTAACTTATTTTAATTTGATATTACTTAGCCGGCTAACTTTAAAATAATTTGTAGTTTTATTTTAAATATGTATTGACTAGTAAGTATCATAATGCTATTATTATAAATATGCTTAGGCGACTAACTAATGGAGGTTATTAATATGGAGAGGTTATCCAAGGATTCTTTGTATTATATATTTCTAGAAATACTTAGACTTCACTATTATCGTACTCATGTACTTCTTGACGAAATAGGAGTATATCCGGGTCAGCCCCCTTTATTATTTATTCTAAATAAAGAGGATGGATTAAGTCAAAAAGAAATAGCGGCTAAATTAGACATAAAGCCTTCAACTATAACAGTAATGCTTAGGAGAATGGAGAAAACAAATTTAGTAGAACGCAGACAGGATGCTGAAGATCAAAGAGTATCTAGAGTATATCTTACAGAAGCGGGTAGAGATATTTGCGATAAATCTATGGAAGTAATGAAAAAAATTGAAGAAGAGTGTTTTGGCAATTTTATAGTAGAGGAAAAGGTGGTTTTTAGAAGACTATTGATGCAAATGAGAGATAATCTGCTTATGGTAAATGATAAGGAATCAGGTTCAATCAAGTGTGAGTGATTTTAAAAAGGATTATAGGAAAATTTAGATGACATAGGAGGGCAATATGCTAAAATTATTTAAAGAGTTTAAACCGTTTGTTATATCTATACTAATAATAATAGCCTTACTTTTCCTTCAAGCTAGTACAGAGCTTGCTCTTCCTGACTATATGTCAAATATAGTTAATGTGGGAATTCAGCAAAATGGTATAGAAAATGCAGTACCAGAGGCAATCAGACCTACGGAGATGGAAAAAGTTAAGATATTTTTAAGTGATGAAGAGATAAATATAATAGATGATAGCTATATATTAGTAAATGAAAGTAGAGATAATTTAACTGAAAAAAAGTATAAAGATTTTGTTAAAAAATATCCTATATTGGAAAAAGAAGCTTTGTATATATTAGATACAAAGGAAAAAGAAGACATTGAGAAAATGAACTCCTTTTTCGGTAAGGCATTGTTAATTGTAGCAGGAATAGAAAAGGGAGCTCCTCAAGGAGTATCAGCAGAAAATATGGGGAACAATCCTTTTGCTAATCTACCTGAGGGAGTAGATCCTTTTATAATGCTAAAGAATGCACCGAAGGAACAAATTGATGCCTTAAAAGCTGAGATTGATAAGCAGTTTAATGGATTGCCTGAAACAATAATAAATCAATCTGCAATAAATCGTATTAAAACCCAGTATGAAGATATGGGGATAGATATCAAAAAAACACAGTCTAGCTATATCTTCTATATAGGGGGAATAATGATACTTATTTCGCTTATAAGTATGCTAGCATCAATAGCTGTTGGATTTTTATCTGCCAAGGTTTCCTCTGGACTTGGGAGAAACCTAAGAGACAAGGTATTTAAGAAGGTAACTGCCTTTTCAAATGGGGAATTTGACGATTTTTCAACAGCATCCCTAATAACTAGAAGTACGAATGATATACAGCAAGTGCAGATGTTTACAGTAATGCTGTTAAGATTAGTATTCTATGCACCTATACTAGGAGTTGGCGGAGTTATTAGAGCTTTAAGGACGAATACATCAATGGCCTGGATAGTTGCAGTAGGAGTTGCTGCTATACTTACTTTAGTCATATTTCTCTTTGCTGTAGCTATGCCAAGATTTAAAAAGCTGCAAAAGCTAGTAGATAAGGTTAATCGTGTGATGAGAGAATCTCTTACTGGAATGCTAGTAATCAGAGCCTTCAACACTCAGAGAGTTGAAGAAAAGAAATTTGATGAAGCAAATAAGGATTTAACCAAAACTAATCTTTTCGTATCAAGAATAATGACTGTAATGATGCCTACTATGATGCTTATTATGAATGGAATTACATTATTAATCATATGGGTAGGCGCTCATGAAATAGATAAAGGAGCAATACAGGTAGGAGATATGATGGCATTTATGCAGTATACAATGCAGATAATCATGTCATTCCTTATGATTTCAATGATATCAATAATACTTCCAAGGGCCTCTGTATCAGCTGGGAGAATTTCTGAAGTATTGAATAAGAAGCTTACAGTAGAGGATCCAATAACTCCAAAGGAGCTTAAAAAGGATATAAAGGGATTATTAGAGTTTAGAAATGTCAGCTTTAAATACCCAGGAGCAGAGGAAAATGTTATTGAAAATATATCATTTACTGCAAGGCCTGGAGAAACTACTGCCTTTATTGGTAGTACAGGAAGTGGTAAATCTACGCTCATTAACTTAATTCCAAGGTTCTATGATGCTACAGAAGGAAAAATTCTTTTAGATGGCATGGATATAAGAGATATGAGGCTATATGACCTAAGAGAAAAAATTGGATATGTTCCACAAAAAGGAGTTCTATTTACAGGAACTATAGAAAGCAATATAAAATACGGTAGAAATGCTGATGCTAGTGATGAAGATATTCTAAAGGTTATAGAAATAGCTCAAGCCAAAAAATTCATAGATGAAAAGGAAAAGGGAGTCTTATCTGAAATATCTCAAGGAGGAACTAATGTTTCAGGCGGTCAAAGACAAAGACTTTCAATTGCTAGGGCATTGGCCAAAACACCAGAGGTACTCATTTTTGATGATAGCTTTTCAGCACTTGATTTTAAAACAGATGCTGCTTTAAGAAAGGCTATGGGAGAAGAAATAAAGGATAGAACTGTACTAATAGTTGCACAGAGAATAAGTACCATAATGAACGCTGAAAATATCGTAGTTTTAGATGAAGGAAAAGTAGTTGGTATGGGTACTCATAAAGAGCTTCTAAAGAACTGTGATGTTTATAGGCAAATAGCTCTGTCACAGCTATCAGAGGAGGAATTAGCAATATGAGCGAAAACAATATGAAAAATCAACAACCAAGGAGAATGGGCCCTCCTGGTCCTATGGGAAGAGGATTTGAAAAGCCTAAGGATTTTAAAGGAACTTTTTCTAAATTACTTAGATACCTAAGACCTTATAGACTAAAACTAATTATAGTAATGCTATTTGCTATAGGAAGTACAGTCTTTACCATAAGAGCACCTAAAATACTTGGTAAAGCAACAACTAAAATATTTGAAGGATTAGTGTCTAAAATATCAGGGGCTTCAGATGGGGGAATTGATTTTCAGTATATATTAAATATAATCTTAATCCTAATAGGACTATATGTAATCTCAGCAATATTTTCCTTTATACAAGGAATTATAGTTACAGGTGTTTCACAGAAGGTATCCTATAACCTGAGAAGGGAAATATCTGAAAAGACAAATAGGCTTCCACTCAAGTATTTTGATTCTGTGTCTCACGGAGATGTGTTATCAAGGGTCACAAATGACGTAGATACTGTTAGTCAGACATTAAATCAAAGTATGAGTCAGATAATTACCTCTGCTACTACACTTGTAGGTGTTCTCATAATGATGCTTTCCATAAGCTGGCAGATGACTATTGCTGCTATTTTGATACTGCCAATCTCTATGGTTTTAGTCATGGGCATAGTCAAGCGATCTCAGAAATACTTTAAGACACAGCAAGAATCTCTTGGTCGCGTTAACGGACATATAGAAGAGGTTTATAGCGGACACAATATAATGAAAGCCTTTAATGCAGAAAAGGAAGCTGTAGAGAAATTTAGAAAGATTAACGGTGAGCTTTATAACTCTGCCTGGAAGGCACAGTTTCTTTCTGGAATGATGATGCCTATCATGATGTTTATTGGCAATATAGGATATGTAGCAGTTTCAATTTTAGGCGGATGGTATGCTATAAAAAAGACTATAGAGGTAGGAGATATACTTTCCTTTATACAATATATAAGGAGCTTTACTCAGCCAATAGCACAGGTAGCTCAGATAAGCAATGTACTCCAATCGACAGTTGCTGCTGCTGAAAGAGTATTTGAATTCTTAGATGAGGATGAAGAGCCTAAGGAGTCTGAAACACCTGTTAAATTAGAAGAAGTAGAAGGAAGAGTCACCTTTGAGAATGTCAAATTCGGGTACAATGAAGACAAGATAATAATAAATGACTTTTCAGCAGACATAAAGCCAGGGCAGAAGGTTGCCATAGTAGGGCCTACAGGAGCAGGAAAAACTACTATAGTTAAGCTTTTAATGAGATTTTATGACTTAAATGAGGGTAGAATTTTCGTAGATGGTCATGATATCAATGATTTTACAAGAGAAGACTTAAGGGATAATTTTGGAATGGTTCTTCAAGACACATGGCTTTTTTCTGGAACTATAATGGAGAACATAAGATATGGGAGACTAGATGCTACAGATGAAGAAGTAATAGAAGCTGCAAAATCTGCCCATGCCCATAGATTTATTCATACTTTACCAGATGGATACAATATGATTATAAATGAGGAGGCAAACAATATATCTCAAGGACAGAAGCAGCTCCTAACCATAGCTAGAGCAATTCTTTCAAATCCTAAGATTCTTATACTAGACGAGGCAACATCCTCTGTAGATACTAGAACAGAAATATTGATACAAAGGGCCATGGAAAATCTAATGAAGGGAAGAACAGCCTTTATAATTGCACATAGACTTTCAACCATAAGAGATGCAGATTTGATCCTAGTTATGAAGGATGGAGATATAGTAGAGCAAGGCAGCCATGAAGAGCTTCTATCAAAAAATGGATTCTACGCAGAGCTTTATAACAGCCAATTTGCAGCATAAATCGATTAAAATAGAAATCACTCTTAAAGAGAAGATCGTATCTTTAAGAGTGATTTTTTATATCATTGATGATAGAACATCAGCCTTTGACACAATACCTTTTAGAGTTCCATCATTATCAACTATTGCTATAGGATATTTAGTTTCTACAGCCATCGAGATAATATCGTGCAATAAAGCATCAGGGGAGGCAGTTATTATATCTCTTATCATAACATCGGAGATAGTCAGTTTTTCCTTATTTGCTCTTATAGCATCATCGATAGTAATGATTCCCTGTAGCTTCATTTTTTCTGCTACTATATATGCACTTGATACCCTGTTAGAACGCATCATATTTATGGCATAATTAGGATTATCCTTTAATCTAACTATACTGTTTGGAGTGATCATTACATTTCTGGCGCTTATTACCTGTGTCTTGTCCGCACCATCTATAAACTGCTTTACATAATCATTAGCAGGATTTTCACTCATTTCTTCGGGAGTATCTACCTGTATTACTTCTCCATCTCGCATTATAGCAACTCGGTCACCTATTTTAAAAGCTTCATTTATATCATGAGTTATAAATATTATAGTTTTCTCCAATTTTCTTTGAATTGATAGCAATTCAAACTGCATATCTTTTCTAACTAAAGGATCCAGTGCTGAAAAGGGCTCATCCATAAGAAGTATTTCAGGCTCATTGGCTAGAGCTCTTGCTATTCCAACTCTTTGCATCATTCCTCCTGAAAGATTTGATATCAGCTCGTTTTCTAATCCTTCTAAACCTACCATGGAAATTATTTCTTTTGCTTTTACCTGTCGTTGAGATTTAGGTATACCCTTAACTTCAAGACCATATTCAACATTGCCTATAACATCCCTGTGGGACATAAGCCCGAAGTTTTGAAATACCATAGAAACTTTATTTCTTCTATAGTTAACTAATTCTTTTTTCTTGAAGCTGCCAATGTTTTTATCTTCAAAAAGAATTTCTCCTGATGTAGGTTTATTGAGCATATTAAAGCATCTTACTAATGTGGATTTACCAGATCCGGACAAACCTATAATGACAAAGATTTCTCCTCTCTTTATATCTAAATTTATATCCCAAAGAGCTACAGTCACTCCAGTTTTTTTATATATAGTATCCTTATCTAATCCAGAGTTTTTTAATTTAACTGCTCTGTTTTTTTCTGTACCATAGAGCTTAGATAGATTTCTAATACTTAAGATATTGTTATTTTGCATTATTTTTCACCTCATTACCTTTAACCAAACCTTGAGTGATTCTATCTAATATAACTGCAATAATTACAACTGCTGTTCCAGATACTAATCCTCTACCTATCTCTACACGGTTGACACTTATTAGAACCTCCATACCGAGACCTGTGGCACCAATCATGGATGTAGTAACAACCATAGCCATAGCCATCATAATAGTTTGATTAATTCCCTCCATTATTGTAGGTAAAGCCTGTGGGATTTGTACTTTTATGAGAGATTGTAGCTTGGTCGAACCAAAGGCTATAGATGCTTCTACAACTTCTTTATCTATTTGCCTGATTCCATGACTTGTAAGTCGGATAGTTGGAACAATAGCATAAATCGTAGTAGCTATTACAGCAGGAGGTTTACCTAATCCAAAGAATAAAAGTGCTGGTATTAGGTAAACAAATACTGGCATTGTTTGCATTGTATCTAAGATAGGTCTAGCAATTGAATTTGCTTTATCACTAGTTGAGATGAGGATTCCCAGTGGAAATCCTAGTGCCAGAGAAATAATTACAGATGCTATAACTATGGACAGGGTTTCATTCATAAGGCTCCATAATCCAAAGGCTCCTATTAAAAACAAGAGAGCTGAGTATAAAATACCTTTACTAACTTTACCGCTTAGCTTCCATCCTGCAATAAATACTAACAAAATTAACACAAACCAGGGTATTAAATTTAATATTGAATGTATTCCGTTTACAAAACCCCCTAAAGATAATCTAATTTTGCTAAAGAATACATCATATTTGATACTGAAGTTTCTTACAGCTTCGTCTATTGCGTTGGTGTTAACTGGAATCCTAAGAGGAAAATCAAATATCAAATAATAAATCATAATTTTTTCCTCCTATTTTAAATACTCTCTAAGAATCTGTGCATCATCAGAGCTTAACCATTCGTCTAGTAAGTTATCATGTTTTTTTAAGAACCATTCAGCAGTTTCATTATAGTTAGCACCCGTATCCTGCATATAGGCTAGGGCTTCCGATGTCAATGCACTTGATGTCTTATATTTAGTTAAGAATTCAACTATTTCTGGGTTAGACTCTGCGAAATTATTGCTTACAGCTACAGTTACTCTAACAGATGGCAAATTAGTTTTTCCGTCTTTATAAGTTGATCTATCAAATGGTTCATCTTCTAATAGCACAAAATCATACTTACCCATTAGCCAAGTAGGTTCCCAATAATATGCTGCTATTGGTTCACCTTTATCATATGCAGAAGTTATTGCTGCTGCAAGAGAAGCATCTGAGCCAGGTCTGAAATATATAAAGCTTTCATCCAAACCATAGTATAGATATTTATTGTACATAATATCGTCTACTTCCCAACCAGGAATTGCACCATAAATTCTTCCCTTGTCCTTAGATTCTTCATCAGGAAATACATCAGGATATTTTTTCAAATCCCACACGTATTTTAATTCAGGAGCTAAAGCTTCTATTCCTCTACTTTTATCTCCCTCGATAACGTATCTTGGCACATAAATTCCTTGGGAATTATCATCATAATTAACTCCAAGCTCTTTAAGCTTGCCTTCTTTAATATCTGATTCATAAGTAGCTAAATTATCTGTCCAAATTTCCATGTGGACATCAATTTCTCCTTTTATCATGCCTTCATGCATTACAGTAGACGAACCAGGAACTTCTCTCCATCTGTATCCATAGGCTTTTTCTACTATCAAACCAGCAACTGCATTATGGAACTTTATACTATCCCATCCTGAGTCTGCAAAAGTAATCTCATTTGAGTTATTTGAGCAACCAACAGCAGTAACAATTGTCAGCATCGTTAATATAATTAGACACATAATCCTCTTCAAATTTTATACCTTCCTTCTTAAAATCGTGGTTCATTCTTTGTAATTATGTTAACATTAGCTTGGAAACGTGTCAAATTAGCCATTCATAAAAGCTGATTGATTAAATGCTATGAAAACCTATTTTCCAATGGGTACAGCAGATTATATTTTTTTATATTTTTGCTGAATTTTCTATTTTGATTTGCTGAAAATGAGAGGGAAAACCTAGATATTCAGACTGTATTTGGATCTGTCCAAAAAACCATAGTAGAATCCATATATTCTGACGATTATTGCAGCTTTTTTGCTCCGTTGACAGCAAGAAATTGCAAAACCTATATTAATATAATATATTTAGGGTAAGAATATTAATAAAAAATACAAAAATTAAGAGGTGTATTTTATGAAACTAGGGTTTATAGTCAATCCTATTGCAGGTATGGGAGGTAGAGTAGGGCTTAAGGGTACTGACGGCTTAGAAGTCCTAGAAAAAGCTCGTAGACTAGGAGCAGTGCCTGAATCTCCAGATAAAGCAAAAAAAGCCTTAGAACGCTTGCTTTCTGTTAAAGATAAACTTCAAATTTTCACTTATCCTGGAAGCATGGGAGAAGAAGAAGCAGCTCAATTAGGATTCGAGCCAGTGATTTTAGGTGAAGGGAAGAACAGCTTTGGACCAGAAGATACAGAGGAAGCTGCAAAGCAAATGTTGGATAAGGGAGTGGATATCATACTTTTTGCTGGCGGAGATGGTACAGCACGTAATATATACAATGCCATAGGAACACAGATACCCGTAATTGGAATACCAGCAGGAGTTAAAATCCATTCAGCCGTATATGCAAGTCATCCTAGAGCAGCAGGAGAGATAACCTTAAAATATCTCCAAAATGAAGATATAAAAACAAAAGAGGCAGAGGTAATGGATATAGATGAAGAGGCATTTAGAGAGGGTGTAGTAACAGCAAGGCTATACGGATATATGAGAATTCCTTTAGAGCCAGAGCTTATTCAAACAAGTAAGTCCAGCGGCATAGGCTCAGAGGAGGATGCCTTAGAGGGAATTGCCGAAAAAATAGTTGAAGAAATGGAGCCTGATGTATTTTACATAATAGGCTCTGGAACGTCTACCAGACCTATTATGGAGAGGTTAGGACTGCCTAATACTCTTTTAGGAATAGATATTGTAAGGAATAAAGAATTAATAGCATCTGATGTAAACGAAAAAGAAATTCTAGATATAATAGGAGGCAATCGAGCTAAAATAATAGTTACTGTCATAGGTGGTCAAGGTTATATATTTGGAAGAGGGAATCAACAAATCAGTGCCGAAGTCATTAAAACAGTAGGAAAAGATAATATTCGTATTATTGCAACTAAAAACAAGCTTATGTCATTAAAAGGAAGGCCGCTTTTAGTAGACACAGGAAATGAAGAAGTAAATAAAATGTTTAACGGATATAGGAAGGTATTGATCTCTCATTACATGGAGACAGTAGAGAGGGTAGAGGGGCTATAAGCAGTGAATGAGGAGATATTATCATGGAAATATACAACCTTACAAATGACAAGATAGAGAAACAGGATTTTACACAAAATTGGTTTAATGAAAATCAAAAATATTTAGTTATATGCTATGGCAGGGAAGTATTAGATATCCAAGCTATGTTCAACCTTGCTCAAGAAACTATTGATGAATGTATTCATCTTGATGATTTTGTTCGGATGGAAAGCTATGATGACTATGACTATATAAATTTGAATTACTTTTATTTACAAGAAACGAGGCTAAAATTTGAGGAGATTAATTTATATATAGGAGAAAACTATATTGTATTGGT is part of the Proteiniborus sp. MB09-C3 genome and encodes:
- a CDS encoding MarR family transcriptional regulator gives rise to the protein MERLSKDSLYYIFLEILRLHYYRTHVLLDEIGVYPGQPPLLFILNKEDGLSQKEIAAKLDIKPSTITVMLRRMEKTNLVERRQDAEDQRVSRVYLTEAGRDICDKSMEVMKKIEEECFGNFIVEEKVVFRRLLMQMRDNLLMVNDKESGSIKCE
- a CDS encoding ABC transporter substrate-binding protein: MKRIMCLIILTMLTIVTAVGCSNNSNEITFADSGWDSIKFHNAVAGLIVEKAYGYRWREVPGSSTVMHEGMIKGEIDVHMEIWTDNLATYESDIKEGKLKELGVNYDDNSQGIYVPRYVIEGDKSRGIEALAPELKYVWDLKKYPDVFPDEESKDKGRIYGAIPGWEVDDIMYNKYLYYGLDESFIYFRPGSDASLAAAITSAYDKGEPIAAYYWEPTWLMGKYDFVLLEDEPFDRSTYKDGKTNLPSVRVTVAVSNNFAESNPEIVEFLTKYKTSSALTSEALAYMQDTGANYNETAEWFLKKHDNLLDEWLSSDDAQILREYLK
- a CDS encoding glycine betaine/L-proline ABC transporter ATP-binding protein, translating into MQNNNILSIRNLSKLYGTEKNRAVKLKNSGLDKDTIYKKTGVTVALWDINLDIKRGEIFVIIGLSGSGKSTLVRCFNMLNKPTSGEILFEDKNIGSFKKKELVNYRRNKVSMVFQNFGLMSHRDVIGNVEYGLEVKGIPKSQRQVKAKEIISMVGLEGLENELISNLSGGMMQRVGIARALANEPEILLMDEPFSALDPLVRKDMQFELLSIQRKLEKTIIFITHDINEAFKIGDRVAIMRDGEVIQVDTPEEMSENPANDYVKQFIDGADKTQVISARNVMITPNSIVRLKDNPNYAINMMRSNRVSSAYIVAEKMKLQGIITIDDAIRANKEKLTISDVMIRDIITASPDALLHDIISMAVETKYPIAIVDNDGTLKGIVSKADVLSSMI
- a CDS encoding ATP-NAD kinase family protein, which encodes MKLGFIVNPIAGMGGRVGLKGTDGLEVLEKARRLGAVPESPDKAKKALERLLSVKDKLQIFTYPGSMGEEEAAQLGFEPVILGEGKNSFGPEDTEEAAKQMLDKGVDIILFAGGDGTARNIYNAIGTQIPVIGIPAGVKIHSAVYASHPRAAGEITLKYLQNEDIKTKEAEVMDIDEEAFREGVVTARLYGYMRIPLEPELIQTSKSSGIGSEEDALEGIAEKIVEEMEPDVFYIIGSGTSTRPIMERLGLPNTLLGIDIVRNKELIASDVNEKEILDIIGGNRAKIIVTVIGGQGYIFGRGNQQISAEVIKTVGKDNIRIIATKNKLMSLKGRPLLVDTGNEEVNKMFNGYRKVLISHYMETVERVEGL
- a CDS encoding ABC transporter permease subunit, whose protein sequence is MIYYLIFDFPLRIPVNTNAIDEAVRNFSIKYDVFFSKIRLSLGGFVNGIHSILNLIPWFVLILLVFIAGWKLSGKVSKGILYSALLFLIGAFGLWSLMNETLSIVIASVIISLALGFPLGILISTSDKANSIARPILDTMQTMPVFVYLIPALLFFGLGKPPAVIATTIYAIVPTIRLTSHGIRQIDKEVVEASIAFGSTKLQSLIKVQIPQALPTIMEGINQTIMMAMAMVVTTSMIGATGLGMEVLISVNRVEIGRGLVSGTAVVIIAVILDRITQGLVKGNEVKNNAK
- a CDS encoding ABC transporter transmembrane domain-containing protein, with the protein product MLKLFKEFKPFVISILIIIALLFLQASTELALPDYMSNIVNVGIQQNGIENAVPEAIRPTEMEKVKIFLSDEEINIIDDSYILVNESRDNLTEKKYKDFVKKYPILEKEALYILDTKEKEDIEKMNSFFGKALLIVAGIEKGAPQGVSAENMGNNPFANLPEGVDPFIMLKNAPKEQIDALKAEIDKQFNGLPETIINQSAINRIKTQYEDMGIDIKKTQSSYIFYIGGIMILISLISMLASIAVGFLSAKVSSGLGRNLRDKVFKKVTAFSNGEFDDFSTASLITRSTNDIQQVQMFTVMLLRLVFYAPILGVGGVIRALRTNTSMAWIVAVGVAAILTLVIFLFAVAMPRFKKLQKLVDKVNRVMRESLTGMLVIRAFNTQRVEEKKFDEANKDLTKTNLFVSRIMTVMMPTMMLIMNGITLLIIWVGAHEIDKGAIQVGDMMAFMQYTMQIIMSFLMISMISIILPRASVSAGRISEVLNKKLTVEDPITPKELKKDIKGLLEFRNVSFKYPGAEENVIENISFTARPGETTAFIGSTGSGKSTLINLIPRFYDATEGKILLDGMDIRDMRLYDLREKIGYVPQKGVLFTGTIESNIKYGRNADASDEDILKVIEIAQAKKFIDEKEKGVLSEISQGGTNVSGGQRQRLSIARALAKTPEVLIFDDSFSALDFKTDAALRKAMGEEIKDRTVLIVAQRISTIMNAENIVVLDEGKVVGMGTHKELLKNCDVYRQIALSQLSEEELAI
- a CDS encoding ABC transporter ATP-binding protein translates to MSENNMKNQQPRRMGPPGPMGRGFEKPKDFKGTFSKLLRYLRPYRLKLIIVMLFAIGSTVFTIRAPKILGKATTKIFEGLVSKISGASDGGIDFQYILNIILILIGLYVISAIFSFIQGIIVTGVSQKVSYNLRREISEKTNRLPLKYFDSVSHGDVLSRVTNDVDTVSQTLNQSMSQIITSATTLVGVLIMMLSISWQMTIAAILILPISMVLVMGIVKRSQKYFKTQQESLGRVNGHIEEVYSGHNIMKAFNAEKEAVEKFRKINGELYNSAWKAQFLSGMMMPIMMFIGNIGYVAVSILGGWYAIKKTIEVGDILSFIQYIRSFTQPIAQVAQISNVLQSTVAAAERVFEFLDEDEEPKESETPVKLEEVEGRVTFENVKFGYNEDKIIINDFSADIKPGQKVAIVGPTGAGKTTIVKLLMRFYDLNEGRIFVDGHDINDFTREDLRDNFGMVLQDTWLFSGTIMENIRYGRLDATDEEVIEAAKSAHAHRFIHTLPDGYNMIINEEANNISQGQKQLLTIARAILSNPKILILDEATSSVDTRTEILIQRAMENLMKGRTAFIIAHRLSTIRDADLILVMKDGDIVEQGSHEELLSKNGFYAELYNSQFAA